The sequence below is a genomic window from Flavobacterium keumense.
TTTTGGCAACCAAAGCATTCCAAATTCGGGCACCATCCAAATGAAATTTTAAATTATGTTCGGTACAAACTTCTTTGATTTGGCGCAGATCATCCAATTCATAACAAGCGCCACCGCCTTTATTTGTGGTATTTTCTACACAAACTAAACTTGTTAACGGACTGTGATAAAACTCTGGATCGTTTATTGCTGATTTGACTTGAGCCGCAGTAATCATTCCGCGATTGCCATTCAACAAACAACAGGAAACGCCGCTATTAAAAGAAACGCCTCCTCCTTCATAATTATAAACATGTGCATATTTATCGGCAATCAACTGTTCTCCTGGTTGCGTGTGTAACTTAATTGCAGTTTGATTCGCCATTGTTCCTGAAGGGAAAAACAATCCTGCTTCCATTCCAAATAATGCTGCAACTCTCGATTCTAATTCAATAACCGTTGGATCTTGTTTGTACACATCGTCTCCAACAACGGCATTGAACATGTACTGTAACATTTCGTGTGTTGGCTTGGTAATCGTATCGCTAACTAAATTTATTTCCATTTTTATGTTGTTATAGTGGGGTACAAACAATTCCTGAATTGTCTTTCTTTAAAAAGTCTTACTTTTGCCACACAAAATTACATAATTTATGACAACTACCGAACAAATAAAAGGTATTGTAGAACGCCTTGGTGCGTTGAGGAGGTATCTTTGACGTTGATGCCAAACTAATCGAAATTACAAACGAAGAAGAAAAAACGTTTGCTCCCGACTTTTGGAACAATGCCAAAGAAGCCGAAATTGTTGTTAAAAATCTTCGAACTAAGAAAAAGTGGATTGAAGATTATGACAAAGCCGTGGCGCTAACGGATGAATTGCAATTGGCGTATGATTTTTACAAAGAAGGCGAACTTTCAGTAGAAGAGTTGGACGAACAATATCATATTACCGAGTCGCATATTGAAGGTATTGAATTCAAGAACATGCTTTCGGAAGAAGGTGATACTTTGAGTGCAGTCTTACAAATTACAGCAGGTGCTGGTGGAACAGAAAGTTGTGATTGGGCCTCCATGCTTATGAGAATGTACTTAATGTGGGCCGAAAAACAAGGATACAAAGTCAAAGAGTTGAACTTTCAAGAAGGTGATGTAGCAGGAATCAAAACTGTAACATTAGAAATTGAAGGCGATTATGCTTTTGGTTACTTAAAAGGAGAAAACGGAGTGCATCGATTGGTGCGTATTTCGCCTTTTGATAGCAATGCTAAAAGACACACCTCTTTTGTCTCTGTATATGTGTACCCATTGGTAGATGATACCATCGAAATTGAAATCAATCCTGCCGATATTGAAATCACTACCGCTCGTTCTAGTGGTGCTGGTGGACAAAATGTAAATAAGGTAGAAACTAAAGTCCAATTGGTGCACAAACCAACAGGGATTCAGATTCAATGTTCAGAAACGCGTTCGCAACACGATAATAGAAACCGTGCTATGCAAATGCTTCGTTCTCAATTGTATGAGATTGAACTAAAAAAACGCTTGGCACAACGTGCTGATATTGAAGCGGGAAAAATGAAAATTGAATGGGGATCACAAATTAGAAATTACGTCATGCATCCGTACAAATTAGTCAAAGACGTTCGTAGCGGATTTGAATCAACGGACGTAGATGCCGTGATGAATGGAGAAATAGACCATTTCCTAAAATCCTATCTGATGATGATGGGACAAAAAGAAGACGAATAAGTAACCACTTTTAGTTGTAGTTCTAAAAATAGTTTTCAAAGAAACACAAACACATAACGTGATTTTGTATTTTAGCACTAACGATACTTGACAAACAATTGCAAATGGATTTGAATTTCAATACAAACGAAGATCACAACAAACTGTTAGTTTCTGAATTACGCAAGAAACTAGGCGACGTAAAATTAGGCGGCGGACAAAAACGCATCCAAAAATTACATGCCGAAGGCAAGATGACCGCTCGTGAACGCATTGATTATTTGCTCGACGCGAATGAAAAAAGTATTGAAATAGGTGCTTTTGTAGGCGAAGGAATGTACCCAGAACACGGCGGATGTCCTTCGGGTGGTGTGGTGGTTAAAATAGGCTACATCAAAGGAAAGCAATGTATTGTAGTTGCTAATGATGCGACTGTAAAAGCAGGAGCTTGGTTCCCAATAACCGCTAAGAAAAACCTTCGTGCGCAAGAAATTGCCATGGAAAATCGCATTCCAATTATCTATTTAGTGGATAGTGCTGGAGTGTATTTGCCTTTACAAGATGAAATTTTCCCAGACAAAGAACACTTTGGACGTGTTTTTAGAAACAATGCCTTAATGAGCAGCATGGGAATTACCCAAATTTCGGCAGTGATGGGAAGTTGCGTGGCAGGTGGTGCTTATTTGCCTATTATGAGTGACGAAGCCTTGATTGTGGATAAAACAGGCAGTATCTTTTTGGCAGGAAGTTATTTGGTCAAAGCCGCCATTGGCGAAAGCATTGATAACGAAACTCTAGGTGGTGCGACAACGCATTGTGAAATCTCAGGAGTGACCGATTATAAAGCCAAAGACGACAAAGACGCTTTGGACAAAATAAAAAATATCGTAGATAAAATTGGTGATTATGACAAAGCCGGTTTTAACCGAATCCAACCCAAAAAACCCACTCAAGACGAAAACGAATTGTATGGCGTACTTCCAAAAGCGCGTACCGATCAATACGATATGATGGAAATCATCAAGCGATTGGTGGACAATTCGGAGTTTGAAGCCTACAAAGAAGGCTATGGTCAAACCATTATCACGGGCTATGCTCGAATAGACGGTTGGGCTGTGGGCATTGTAGCCAATCAACGAAAAGTAGTCAAAACTAAAAAAGGTGAAATGCAATTTGGAGGCGTTATTTACTCCGATTCGGCAGATAAAGCCACCCGTTTTATAGCCAATTGCAACCAAAAGAAAATTCCGTTAGTGTTTTTACAAGACGTAACCGGTTTTATGGTAGGTAGTAAATCGGAACATGGAGGGATTATAAAAGACGGTGCCAAAATGGTGAATGCCGTTTCGAATTCGGTGGTGCCAAAATTCACTATTATTGTTGGCAACTCTTATGGAGCAGGAAATTATGCGATGTGTGGCAAAGCCTACGACCCGCGTTTGATTGTGGCTTGGCCAAGTGCCGAACTAGCCGTAATGGGCGGCACACAAGCTGCTAAGGTATTGGCACAGATTGAAGCCAATTCACTTAAAGCAAAAGGAGAACAAGTAGATGAAGCCAAAGAAGCCGAATTGTTTGCCCAAATCAAAGCGCGATATGACGAACAAGTATCGCCTTACTATGCCGCATCTCGATTGTGGACGGATGCGATTATTGATCCTTTAGACACGCGTACTTGGATTTCGATGGGAATTGAAGCCGCTAACCACGCTCCTATTGAAAAACCGTTTAATTTAGGGGTGATTCAGGTGTAAAAAAGTTAAGGTTCTAACCTCTGTTTTTATAGTACGGATTACAAAACCGTTATAGGGTCTACAACTATTTGATAATTACTTTTTAAATTTATTATTCACCTAAAATATAGTTGTACCTATTCTATTTACAATAACTACTCATTTTGAAAAAAATATTCTTATTTAGTATTCTTTTTCCAATTTTATCAGCGTCACAAAATTATAGTGGCGTTGTGATTGACAACAAAAGTAATCTCCCAATTGAAGATGTTAAAATAAATGTAATTCGTTTTAATGAAAATTACTCAACTAACAAAGAAGGGAAATTTGATATCAAAAAATTTAGTCAACTCCAAGACAATGATAGTCTTTCTTTTTCTCATATCAGTTATATTTTAAAAAAAATTAGCTTTAACGAATTAAAAAAAAACAATTATTCAATAATGTTAGAAGAAAAAACGGAAGTCCTCGACAATGTTATAATTTCATCTTCAACTACTAAAGAGCAAAAAACAAAAATTACTTATCAAAAATTAGCTTCCCAGAAAAAAGCACTTTCTAATTTTGGAGCAGTTGTAAAAAATAATAAAATTTTTATAATTGGTGGAGATGCTTCATACAAAACAGATGCTTGGAAAAAACTACAATATGAAAAGATAGATCCTACCATGGAAGACTATATTAGAGAGCTTAATTTTCAAAATTCAAGTGACGTATACAATGGAAATTTAATGATCTATGATATAAATACTAATCAATGGGAAACTTCTCAATTAAAATTTAGAAAAAGGGCTTACCATAATCTGAATGAATACAACGATAAAATATACATATTAGGAGGCAAAAAAATCTCTGTAAATGGTGTGTATGAATATTTAGATAATACAATCGAAGTATTCGATATAAACAAACAAACTATTACCATAGACAATACCAATCCACATCAAGCAGCTGATTTTGCTTCTTTTACTTACAATGCTAGTTTAATTGTTATGGGAGGATCAATAAAAAAGAACGATAACGGAGTAAAAATATATACCGATAAGGTTCATTTATACGATTTAACTTCTGGTTTTTGGTATCAACTAGAATCAATGCCAATAGCTAAAGAAACATCAGGAGTTGTAATCCAAAATAAAATCTTTTTATTTGGAGGGTTTAATGGAAGACCACTGTCAACCGTGGAAAGTTTTGATTTAATTACCGAAAAATGGAAAACAGAAGGGAATTTATCCACTCCTTTAAGCAATCCTGCAATCAGTTCAAAGGAAGATATGGTTTATCTATTTGAAAATGAAAAAATTTACACTTACAATATTTACTCAAAAGAGCTAAAAGAATACCTAATCAATTTACCCTTGAAAGCCTCTAAAATGTTTTTACTTGATGATAAATTGTATATTCTGGGAGGTTATATAGAAAATTATTATTCTAAATATCCTTCGCCCAACCTTTTTAGTATTGAGATGGATGAATTTAAAAATACAAAACCAAATAAAATTAAAATAATACAATCTCAATAGTGTAGATTCGTGAAAACAAACTATACACTTATCGAAAACTCCTTTAATCTAGGGCTGATCCAAGTTTAACTTTTTTTATCGACTTAAAAATAGTATATTTAATCTCCCATTTCCATCAACCTGTTCATTAATGTAGTAATTAAAATACTATGAAACAGTTTGGAATACTACTCTTAATTACACATCTATGCTTAAGTTCAATTTGTAGAGCACAAGAAAATGATACTTTTTATTTTGAATCAGGAGTACAGGTTTCCATTCCTGTTCATATTATGATGTACCGTTCGCACCGACTTGCAGTGGGAGCTAATTTTAGAATCATGAAACCTATTACCGAAAAAACAACTATTGGAATTCGGGCAGACTATGAATATCGATTTACTAAAATAAATAACCTAACTATTGTTCCTGATAGTACTTTAGCCGAACAAGCACGATATCGCAATTTTATCATTCTTAGTTTAAAACCTAATGTACAATTTAAGCTCCAATCCAATTGGTTTTTAGGAATAGAAACCGGTGTTGGCTACGCCATTTCGGATGCTAACAAAGGAATCGGATTAGGATTTGTATCAGAATTTGCAGGGCCGCAACGTTTTGGACTTTGTTCCAATCTTTTTATTGGAAAACATTTTAACGTACTAAACTATAAAATGAATTTAACGCTCTATTTGTCCCAGTACTTAGCTCACGGTCATGCCGAGAATGCGTTAGGCTTACGATTCAATTATCAATTTAATAAACTCTAAAAAAGGAAGTTAATTTCTACATAGCTAAACCCATGCAAAGTCTCCCGACATTGCGCCTTAATTAGAAGTGATTAAAATCTATCGTCCCACACTTTGATCTCTCATTATTTTACCCGTAGCCGTTTGTTTAAACTCTGGGATAAAAAGAATTTCTTTCGGTCTTTCGTATTTGTCTAAAACCTCAAAAACAGATTCTTCTACTGTCATAGGTTCGCCCTCCACATACAACACTAATTTCTCTCCTAAAAGTTCATCGGCTTGTCCGTACACAAAGAAATGTCTTGGAATTAAAGTCGCCAGTTTTTCTTCGATTTGCTCCGGAATTAATTTAATACCACCGCTATTAATCACATTATCAAAACGTCCTTTCCAAACAAACTGAGTAGCTGATACTAATTCGACCAAATCATTAGTCACGATTTTCTCACCACTAATTTTATGGGCATCAATGACCAAACAATGTCTGTCGTCTGTTGTTATTATTACATTAGGCAACACCGTAAATGCCGCCTCTCCTACTCGCTTGGCAGCAATATGCGTAATAGTTTCGGTCATTCCGTAGGTTTCATAAATTTGAGACGGAATTGTAATTAACTCCTTTTCTAACGACTTATTGACTTTGGCACCACCAATGATTAACTTTTTAATTCGGTGTAAGTCTTTCAATGAGTTTTTAGCCTGCAAAGGCACCATACCACAAAAATCAAACGTTCCCTTCACTCCTTCTAATGGATGTGAACTTGGTGCCACAAATTCCATATCTAGACCCAAGATAAAGGCTCTTACAAACATCATTTTCCCCGCTACATAGTCTGTTGGTAAACAATGTAATACTTTTTGCCCTGGTTGTAAATCGAAAAAGTCACCTGTTGCTAAGGCCGAATTGACCATCGCTTGTTTGTCAACACGAATGATTTTTGGAGCTCCTGTAGAACCTGACGTATTAATTTCTAAATAGGGTTTTGGATCAAACCAATCCAAGATAAATATTCCTAACGGTTTTTCATAATACGACCCTTCTTTTATAAAAGAATACGCCACTCGCAATAAATCCTCTTTAGTAAAACTAAAACCGTTTAATTTAAACCTATTGTGAACATTTTGATACGTTACATTATTCATCCTATATAAATTTAGTTGTGATTGACTTTATTAATTTTTCCTATAAGTTGTTCTTTCCAATTTGTCCATTGGTACTTCCGAGCAAAAAGCACAAGCAAGATAGGAAAAATTACAACAACAGGCAACAGCACATCTATCAGACTGCTTGGATTAGAAACGTCTTTCAAAATAGCATACGTTTGAAAAGCCGACCAATCGGAAGTGACCAGTACCGCTCCAATAAAATTATTGGCAAAATGAAATCCCAAAGCCAGCTCCATTCCTTCATCCATTAAAGTACAAATTCCAAGAAACAAACCTGTACCTATATAATAAATTAAAATGCTGTAGCCCATTTTATCCACTTCGGGATTAGCGATGTGGAGCAAGCCAAAAATCAAAGAAGTCATCAATAAGGGAAACCATTTATTGTGTGCTAAATTGCCAAAACCTTGCATCAAATACCCTCTAAAAATCAATTCTTCACTCCCTATTTGAAAAGGAAACAACACCAATCCTATTGCGAATAATATTAAAAAAGGAACCCCCTGAAATTGAAGGACAAAATCTTCTGGATGTAAAACGTAAAAGACGGTGGTACTTCCTATTGTAAAAGCTGCCCAAATTGAAAAAGAAAAACCCACTCTTTTCCAGTCGATACTTGCTCTAGAAGTGATAATAGATAGTAGCGATTGATGGTGTAGGTTGCGAAGTACAAAATAGATTCCGCCAAATACAAACACAAATGAAAAAAGCAACAAAAACAAAGTAAAATTGGGTTCTAAAAAATGCATCATTGCTGCATTCGAATCGGGGTATTTTTTCTTGTGTACCAAGGTTTCGTACAAAATCCCCATCAATAAAGGAAGCTGTCCAATTAGCGAAGCGCCAAAAAGCAAGACCGAACCAAAGAGGTATTTCCAAAATTTGTTTTCTGACCGTATTCCTTGTTCTATAAACATCGTGTAATTGAAAGTTTCACAGCTCTAAAATACGTTTTTAATTGCAATTTTCTTTACTTCGCGAAAAATTTAAAACCGATGATACAAATATACCATAACCCACGTTGTGGAAAGTCAAGAAATTGTTTAGCATTTGTTACTGAAAAAGAAACAGAGGTAACAATCATCAAATATCTTGAAAATCCTCCGTCAGAGAAAGAAATCAAAGAGGTACTGCAAAAGCTGAACTTCAAACCCATTCAATTGGTTAGAACAAAAGAAAGTATTTGGATAGAAAACTATAAAAATAAAACCCTAACTGATGATGCTATCATTCAAGCCATGGCAGAACATCCCATACTAATCGAAAGACCTATAGTAATTAAAGGCGATAAAGCCATCATTGGAAGAATACCTGAAGAGGTGGCTCAATTTATCTAAAAAAGTAATATTAACTTTTTTTTATGATTTATGAGATGTAACCTTTTAGATGTTTACAAGTCTAAATGAAGTAATTAAAATCACTATTAATGAAAAAAATAAATGCAATTGCATTAATCACACTGTTTTTGAACAGCTTAACATTTTTTGGGCAACAAGCCCCTATAGCAAAATTAAAAGTAACAGGAAAAGTTATTGAAAAAACAAGCAAGCAACCTCTTGAATATGCAACGATAACACTGAGATTACCTAACAATATCAAAGCAATTTCTGGAGGAATTACTAATAACAAAGGAGAATTTTCTGCCGAGGTAACCCCTGGAACCTACGATATTACCGTTGAATTTATTTCCTTTAAATCAACTGAAATCAAAGGAAAAAAAATTGACTCCAACACTAACCTAGGTACAATTGCCCTAAGCGAAGATGCAGCGCAATTGAACGAAGTTATTGTTCGTGCTGAAAAAACAACCGTTGAAATCAAACTAGATAAAAAAGTATTCAATGTTGGAAACGATTTAATGGTAAAAGGAGGAACAGTTAGTGATGTACTTTCTAACATTCCATCGGTATCAGTTGACGTAGAAGGAAACGTTAGTCTGAGAGGAAACGACAATGTGAAAATTTTAATTGATGGAAGACCATCCAATGCCATAAACATCACCGAAGCATTGCGAATTATCCCCGCAGACGCTATTGATAAGGTTGAAGTGATCACCAATCCATCGGCACGTTATGATGCAGAAGGCGGTGGTGGTATTTTAAACATTGTCCTTAAAAAGGGAAAAAACCAAGGTTTTAATGGTACTTTTATTGCTAACGGTGGTATGCCTGACAATAACGGATTGAGTGGTACTATCAATTATAAAAATAAAAAAGTAAGTTTATTTAGTACGCAAGGGTATAGCTTTAGAAGCAATCCTGGAAATATGATTAATGAAACTACTTATTTTAATTCGGATAATTCAATCCGAAATAGTATTGTTGAACCAAGAGAAAATGAACGTTTTGGGAAAGGATATAATGGTAATTTTGGTATTGAATTAGCATTCGATAAAAAAACTACTTGGACTAATACAATTAATTACAGAAACAATAATGGAAACAACACTGATTATGTTTTCCAAAAATATTATACCGCTTTAAATACGTATGATTACACTAAAAATCGTACCAATAGAGAAGGGAGCGATTCTGAAAATATAGAATATACTACGAATTTTACTAAAAATTTCAAAAAAGAAGGACATAAATTCACTATAGATGGTTCAATATCAACTAATAATGATGACACAGCTGCTATAGTAACAGAAACAGGAACTAACACTAGTGTTACAAAACTTGACAACACTATTAATAATCAAAAGCAAAACAGAGTATTAGTACAAAGTGATTATGTTTTACCTTTAGGAAAAGGGAGTCAATTTGAAGCGGGATATCGTGGTGACTTTTCAAAACTAGTCACTGACTATCAAGTTAAAAATGATGGGATAATCAACCCTAACTTTACTAATGTATTAGAGTATAAAGAAAAAGTAAACGCCTTATATACTCAATACGGATTCAAACAAAATAAACTTTCTGTACTATTAGGAATGCGTTACGAAGATTCTAATATAGAAATCAATCAATTAGCTACGAGTGATTACAATACTAAAAAATACGGCAACTTTTTTCCAAGCGCATTCTTTACTTACGAGCTTTCAGATAAAAGTAGTACTTCTATTAGCTATAGCAGACGTATTCAAAGACCAAGAGGACGTATGTTAAATCCATTTAGCAATTTATCGAGTAACATCAATATTTTTGTTGGGAACCCAGATTTAAATCCTGCAATGACTGATGCTATTGATTTTGGGTATATCAAACGATGGACAAAATTAACTTTGAGTAGCTCATTATATTACAATAAAACTACTGATGTATTCCAAATGGCACGAAGAGAGTCGGGGAATTTTGTTAACGGAACTCCTATCATTATTACCTCACCTATCAATGTTGCAACAGAATTTAGAACCGGATTTGAGTTTACTCTGAATTATTCGCCATACAAGTGGTGGAAATTAAATTCTAATTTTAACTTTTTCCAAAGCGATACTAGAGGCAATTTTGTTTATACCAATTTTAATAATGTAGTAGTAACTCAAAATTTTGATAAAATTACTTCGTCTTGGTTCAGCCGCTTAACTTCTAAAATAACACTTCCTTCTAAAATTGATTGGCAAACCAACTTAATGTATATGGGAGGTCAGTCCAACGCACAAGGAAGAGTGTTAGGTAATTTTAGTGCTAATTTAGCCTTTAGCAAAGATGTATTAAAAGACAAAGGTACAATTGCTTTTAATGTCAATGATGTCTTCAACGGTCGTAAACGAATCATGGAAACTTACTTACCTGGGGTACTCAGTTCAAGAGCAGAAATGCAATGGCGCATTCGACAAGTTACCCTTTCATTTACCTATCGTTTCAACAAAACGAAAAACGAAAGAGAAAGACAGCCTAAGAAAATGAATGACAACGGTAGTGAAATGGAATTCCAAGGATAATCTTTAAATTAAATACTAGAAATAAAAAAAGCTCCAATTTGGAGCTTTTTTATTGTTGAAAACAATCAATTTAAGCTGATTGTTCTTCTTGCTTTTTTGCTTTCTTTTCTTTGTAAGCTTCCCAAGAAGCACCACCTACCCAGTATGACACGAATCCAACTAAGAAAAACATTAGCCAGAATCCCATAGTCAAAATGGTTAAGAAAAGTAAAAAGCCTAAATACTGTGAAAAAGTAAACATATTTTCCGGAATTTGTTTGTATACAGTACAAATGTAAGTTTAATATTTTGGCTTAGCAACAAAAAGTATAAAAACTACATAATCTCTAGATAAAAAAAGGAATAATACAATAAAAAATAGTGATAAACAAGCAATTAACATTCAACTATAGACGAGCCTTAGTCAGTATTTCTTGCGAATCTGAACTAAAAAAAGCAGGAAAAACAACATCAATTAAAAACTTTCCGTACTGCTCACTTGCCATTTGAGGCAACTCAACAGCTCCATAAGGTGTTGCTACAACCACAATAGCTGCCGGATGGAACAAATCAACTTCTTTATTCTCAATAGGTAAATAGCCATAAAAAGGTGCTTCATTATTCGATTGACGCACTGTACAAGCTAATTGATTTGAAGGCTCAGGAGCCAAATCTACCACTACTTTAAGTTTACAATCTGTAACTTGCAAACAGCTTGAAGATAATACCACCGGAGAATCATTCAATTGAGCATTTGTAATGAGAATATCGGTTAATTTAGTATACGAATCTAAATGGATTAAGTCCTCTTCGACTACACAATTAAACACTGCTTGAGCATAATTTTTAGTAAGAAAATCGGTCTTACCAACCTCTTTTATTTTCAATGCCTTCATCACTGTTTTAATGCCTAAGGTCATTTGTTCATTAGCTATAATAGCAATCTTTAACGGAGGTAAAACGGGACGTTTCAAATAAGTGATTATACTACTCACGTCCAAAAAAGTAGCCACAGGTGGCAATTTAAATAATTCGAATTTGATTCCAAAAGCACGAAACGCATTATAAGCTCCTACTATTCCAACGATTTCATCAAAATCAATTCCAGGGTTAGTTGCTTCCCAATTTGCACTATCATACAAATAGCTGTTTCTGCTTGCAACAGCTTGCTGATGTGCTTGGTACTTTAAAGGATTTTTTAGCGATTCTAGGAAAAATAAATAAGAAGTATTAGCCTTAAAATCGGTTGCTGCAATAGGAGTTATGCCAATCAATACATCGCAACTCGAACAAGTTTTTGTTACCAATACTCCTTTATTTTGATATTCCTCATCCGAAAAAATGCGTTCTGAATCGCTTTCTATTTCAAATTGCGCTTCAGAATATTTTTGCTGTACATAAGCCAATTGATCTGGAGATAAGGCCACTCTTCTATCAGTAACCGTATTTGTTTCTTTTAAAATTCCGAATTTCATACTGTCTATTTCTCTTAATCTTCTTTCTTTTGAAAAGAAAATTCTGCTTTTTTAGGCATTTTTATAGTTGTTTTTCTCTTTGTTTAAAAATGAGAGTTATTGACACCCAATAAAATACCATTTTAATAACATTGGATTGTGGATAAAAAGTTACTGATAATCGAAAAAAAGCGCTAAAAAAACAATGGATTCGATATATTTGTGACATAAGTACCACACCAAAATGAACTATTTTAAGAAAGCAAATATACTACAAATACTGGTTCTGTCTCTCGTGTTCAACGCTTGCGGAAAAGACCAAGAAGAATCCGATGTTAAAGACTCCGAATTACCTGAAAATGTATTACCTAAGATGAAACCTTTGGTAAATGAGGCTCCTCTTGACGAGGCATACATTAAAACAACCCGACAAAAAATTGCTCATTTTTATAATAAAAACTGGCCTGGAAAAAGTGCTAATGGGGCTTTTTTAGTTGCCAAAAATGGACAAATCATTTTTGAAAAATACGATGGATTGGCTAATTTTAGCAAAAAAGATTCCATTACCCCTAACACTCCTTTACATATTGCTTCTGTGAGTAAAGTATTGACTGCCACCGCAATTTTAAAATTAGTCAATGCCAATCGACTTAAATTAGACCAAAAAGTAAATACCATATTGAAGGAGTTTCCTTTTCCTGATGTGACTGTTCGAATGTTACTCAACCACCGAAGCGGATTGCGTAATTATGCTTACTTCACCGATAGAAATGACGGTGTTTGGGACCGACACAACCGATTGAGCAATCAAGACATTCTAACACTTTTAGCAACTAAAAATATTGGCTTAGAATCTCGAACTAATACCCGCTTTGCTTATTGTAATACCAATTATGCAATGCTGGCACTCATTATCGAAAAAATTACTAAAAAAAGGTATAAAGAAGTTATGACCGAAATGATTTTTAAACCGTTAGGTATGACCAACACCTTTGTTTTTGATTATGAAAAAGATAAAGACCGCATTGTA
It includes:
- the arsC gene encoding arsenate reductase (glutaredoxin) (This arsenate reductase requires both glutathione and glutaredoxin to convert arsenate to arsenite, after which the efflux transporter formed by ArsA and ArsB can extrude the arsenite from the cell, providing resistance.), producing the protein MIQIYHNPRCGKSRNCLAFVTEKETEVTIIKYLENPPSEKEIKEVLQKLNFKPIQLVRTKESIWIENYKNKTLTDDAIIQAMAEHPILIERPIVIKGDKAIIGRIPEEVAQFI
- a CDS encoding serine hydrolase domain-containing protein is translated as MNYFKKANILQILVLSLVFNACGKDQEESDVKDSELPENVLPKMKPLVNEAPLDEAYIKTTRQKIAHFYNKNWPGKSANGAFLVAKNGQIIFEKYDGLANFSKKDSITPNTPLHIASVSKVLTATAILKLVNANRLKLDQKVNTILKEFPFPDVTVRMLLNHRSGLRNYAYFTDRNDGVWDRHNRLSNQDILTLLATKNIGLESRTNTRFAYCNTNYAMLALIIEKITKKRYKEVMTEMIFKPLGMTNTFVFDYEKDKDRIVPSYKANRVEIGKDYLDEVYGDKNIYSTVRDLLKFDRARNRKDFLEPELAKQVYVGYSNEKEGEKNYGLGIRMINWKTGQNFYFHNGWWHGNTSAYITLPKEQVTIIALSNKMNKSTYNVKKVAPLFGDYPFETDTEE
- a CDS encoding outer membrane beta-barrel family protein encodes the protein MKKINAIALITLFLNSLTFFGQQAPIAKLKVTGKVIEKTSKQPLEYATITLRLPNNIKAISGGITNNKGEFSAEVTPGTYDITVEFISFKSTEIKGKKIDSNTNLGTIALSEDAAQLNEVIVRAEKTTVEIKLDKKVFNVGNDLMVKGGTVSDVLSNIPSVSVDVEGNVSLRGNDNVKILIDGRPSNAINITEALRIIPADAIDKVEVITNPSARYDAEGGGGILNIVLKKGKNQGFNGTFIANGGMPDNNGLSGTINYKNKKVSLFSTQGYSFRSNPGNMINETTYFNSDNSIRNSIVEPRENERFGKGYNGNFGIELAFDKKTTWTNTINYRNNNGNNTDYVFQKYYTALNTYDYTKNRTNREGSDSENIEYTTNFTKNFKKEGHKFTIDGSISTNNDDTAAIVTETGTNTSVTKLDNTINNQKQNRVLVQSDYVLPLGKGSQFEAGYRGDFSKLVTDYQVKNDGIINPNFTNVLEYKEKVNALYTQYGFKQNKLSVLLGMRYEDSNIEINQLATSDYNTKKYGNFFPSAFFTYELSDKSSTSISYSRRIQRPRGRMLNPFSNLSSNINIFVGNPDLNPAMTDAIDFGYIKRWTKLTLSSSLYYNKTTDVFQMARRESGNFVNGTPIIITSPINVATEFRTGFEFTLNYSPYKWWKLNSNFNFFQSDTRGNFVYTNFNNVVVTQNFDKITSSWFSRLTSKITLPSKIDWQTNLMYMGGQSNAQGRVLGNFSANLAFSKDVLKDKGTIAFNVNDVFNGRKRIMETYLPGVLSSRAEMQWRIRQVTLSFTYRFNKTKNERERQPKKMNDNGSEMEFQG
- a CDS encoding alanine dehydrogenase, translated to MKFGILKETNTVTDRRVALSPDQLAYVQQKYSEAQFEIESDSERIFSDEEYQNKGVLVTKTCSSCDVLIGITPIAATDFKANTSYLFFLESLKNPLKYQAHQQAVASRNSYLYDSANWEATNPGIDFDEIVGIVGAYNAFRAFGIKFELFKLPPVATFLDVSSIITYLKRPVLPPLKIAIIANEQMTLGIKTVMKALKIKEVGKTDFLTKNYAQAVFNCVVEEDLIHLDSYTKLTDILITNAQLNDSPVVLSSSCLQVTDCKLKVVVDLAPEPSNQLACTVRQSNNEAPFYGYLPIENKEVDLFHPAAIVVVATPYGAVELPQMASEQYGKFLIDVVFPAFFSSDSQEILTKARL